TACAATTATTGAACTAAACAGCACCGTTTGCTCAATAAAAAAGCTACCTTTGATTTCGGTAGCCTAATCTTTAACTCTTGACACTCTTTAATTTCAATTACAGTAACCCAATTGTTTTTACCTTAAATATTAAAAAGTGCGTTAATCTACATTTCATTAACTTCCTAGGAAAATAAATAACACCCGAAACCTATATATATCAAGGGTTTCGGGTGTTTTAGTGAAGTCGATTATTTGCGTTAATTTACATTATCAGCTCTGCGTCTTTGCGTCTGGCTCTTTGATAATAGTCATTTTAAATCCTTTTACATCTACTAACGTTTCATTTTTACATTTAGGGCAGAATAGAGGAAAGTTTTTCAATTCAGTCTCTTCACGAACTTTTAATCTTGTTTTATTATCACAAACAGGACGATATGCCCATTGCATTTTTACTACAATTACATCTCCGAAATTTTCTAACAATTAAACCTTTGAACTATTCTTATTGAATCTCATGATAAATAATATTGATACTGTTCCACATAAAATTAAACTTATTAAACTTAGGATAATCTCTGATGAAGTTGCTTCATAATATCCTGATATATTAAACACTGCTGTAATTGGATAGATAGCACGTAATGTACTTTGCATACTAGCAAACAATCCTAAAAAGGCAAAAACTTCTGCAAAAATCAGTGCTAACCAATGGCTTCCTTTTAACTTGTACACCAGTGTTATAATTGGAGAAACTGCCAAGAAAAAACCAATTCCAGTCAAAAGATACATCTTGAAATTATTCAATATTGTGTTGAGGTTCAGTAGAGAAAAATGGAGAGATAACTCAACAGTTAATGCAATCAGGAAAACAAAACCATATAGGAGCAATGAGTAGAATGCAGTCATAAGCAGTTTTGCAATAAGCATTTTCGATATGCTCACTGGAATGAGAACAAGTGATTTCAATGTATCATCTTGAATTTCTCTACAAATGATATATGTTCCCATCAAAGCAATAATTGCAGGAAATACATAAAAACTTCCCAAAGATTGTATAGCTGTTAAATACCATTCAGGCTCATCAATGTATCTCTCACCATAATATATGAATTGTCCTTGCATAAATACAATCACAGCTACGATTATTGTTGAAAATATAGCAATCTTAAAGATATTAGACCTCTTTAATTTTAACCTTTCAGCCCATAAATATAGTGTCATTTCTACAGCACCTTTCCTTTTCTTAAAACATTTATTGCCAATGCGATTGAGGTGCCAGACCAAAGAGCAATAGACAATAGTGCTTTCCAAATCTGTACGGGGTCTTTCATAACAACGCCTTCAATATTTCTCATAAGAATACCAATAACACTTGATAATGGGTGGAGGTACATGTTTCCCATAAGTAAAATAAATCCAAAAAAGACATAAACTATTGTGGTAGACACAGGAAGAATGTATCCTTTTTGTGTTGTTGCTAGAGCAAGAATAGGAATCATCCCAAAGGGAAGTAAAGCTCCTATTTCTAAGCATTTCAGTATAAGATTAAGAACACTAGTGTTTGTAATTTCTATTAACCCCGAAACACTTCCTATGACTATAGAGCCACTGGCACATATCAGCATGAAACAAATGGAGTAAAGCCACATAACACAAAATTTGCTAATAATAAATCTAAGTTTTCCAACTGGAACAATCCACAGTTGTGTTAATAAATTGTTTTCTACTTCTTGATAAACTAACATTGTAATCAACATTCCCAATACAAACGGAAGAATAAGCCAAGTTGTATATGAAAATGCCGTCCATCTATAAAACTTAATAGGTGTCAGATCCACTTGACTGCCTGCCTTAAAATAAAGGACAGCAACGAGTGGCATGAGCAAAGCAGGGATAAACATAAACCAAATAAACTTTTTTCGTTTCAATTTTAGAAATTCAGTTTGAATTAAACTAAGCAATTCCCTCTCCTCCTGTTATTTTCTTAAAATAATCTTCAAGAGTGTCATTGCATAGTTGCGAACTAATAACGGATATATTCTCAAGCATTAAAGTCTTATTTACTAAAGCCATATCAATATGAGCTTTATAGATACGTAATATGTTATCTGCTTGAACAGAGTATTCTGATATGCCAAGTTTTTGTTCTAAAATAACCGCTGCTCTTGCAGTATCAGATACTTCTAATTGAACATATTTATCATTCATTTTTTGTAGATGAACTAAACTATTTTCTTCAAGTAAAACACCATTATGAATAATACCAATGTCATCTGCCAAAAGTGCAATTTCAGATAAGATATGGCTAGAAATAAGAATAGTAATTCCACGTTCATTACATAGATTACGAATGAACTTTCGAACTTCTGCAATCCCAATAGGATCAAGCCCGTTTGTTGGTTCATCAAGTATCAGTAACTCGGGCTCATGAAGTATCGCATTAGCAATACCTAAACGTTGCTTCATACCCAAGGAATACTTACTGAATACTTTTTTATCTTTGTAAGGTAAACCAACAATTTCTAATGCGTGCTTGACTGCATCTGGTTTTGCAGTCCCACGAAGCTTAGCAAATATTTCAAGATTTTCAGTCCCTGTTAAGTTTGGATAGAATCCAGGAGTTTCAATAATCGCTCCAATGCGTGGATAGATTAGTTTTTCATTTCCTGTAATTGATTTGCCGAAAACTGTAATTTTACCTGAATTGGTTGTCGTAAGACCTAAAATCATTTTCATAATTGTGGTTTTTCCTGCACCATTACGTCCAAGCAATCCATAAATACGTCCTTTTTGAACATGGAGATTGACATTATCAACCACTTTTTGCTCTCCGTATATCTTAGTAAGATTTTTTGTTTCAATAAGATTTTTCGTCATAATTAAATCCTTTCATTAAAGAGTTTGTTTTTTCAAGAGATAAAGAGAAAGTACTATAGACAAACCTGTAATTGCCAAAATACTTATAATGCTTACTGTATAACTTGGTATTGTAATCATTGTTTTACTTATTTGTGTCATTCTAACAACCATATCATTTGCTACAGACGAGGAGTAACTATAGATGGATAGTGAACTTGCTAACGGGTGCAATCCCATCAATGGTGCGGGTACAACAATCACAGGTAGGATATACATAAGTGTAATTCCTATTGGTAGCAAATAACTTTTCCCTGCTACTGCGAAAACAATAATTGGCAGCATTGATAAAGGAATTAAGATACTACCCTCTAAAAACAAAATGAACGCTTCTAGTATTGTCTGTGTATTAAAATCTGGAAAACCACCAGCAATATTTGCACCTACTATCGTTATAATGAAGGTATACATACAGATTAGAAATGATAACCCAAATACCAAAGTAATCTTTGAAAAATAAATCTGTGTCTTAGTAATTGGAATAATTAACAATTCTTTAAGTGTGTTACCTGAATATTCGTCAAAGAATAGCGAAGTACCGAACATTCCAAGAACAACAGGTAGAAATAGAACGCTCATATTCTTAAAAGCTAAAGTATATAGATCTCCAAAGCTATCCATAATCTCACTAGTTCTAGGTATATGAATAGCCCGCTCTACTACAAAGACAGCAAGTAAAGTCGTAAAAACAAAGATTCCAATTTTTATCTTTTTTCGCTTTAATTTAGAAATCTCTGCTTGAATGATAGTAAACATGTTGTTCCTCCTTTCAAATCCAGTTTATCAAAGAAATCTTGCCATAACCTTGCAGAAATCTTGTTTGTTTCTTGCAAATAAAAAAAGCTCTCAAAAATCAAAGAGCTTTTGGGAATATTATGGTAAATGTCATTCCGCCATTTAATGAATTATCAGCACTGATTGACCCATTATGTAGATGAACAAGTTCTTTAGCAATAGCAAGTCCTAAACCATTTCCGTTTACCGAACGTGATTCATCACTTTGATACAATCTATCGAAAATATGTGGTAAGTCCTTTGTTGGAATGCCTTTCCCATTATCACTTATTTGAACAATAACATCATGGTCTTTATCACCAATTTGCAGATCAATCTGTGTTCCCTCACTATGAATGAGAACATTTTGAAGCAAATTATTGATAATTCTTATAAATGCGTTAGGGTCTAACTGAATAAAACACTCTGTATCAGAAATATCAATGTTGTACTCAAAATTGTTCTCTTCAAAGGTTGGTATCCAATCTGTTAATATGTCACGAGTTAATTCGTTTATATCTTGTCGTTCAAGTTGGAAGCCCTGTTCTTTTGCGTCAAGTTTTACCCAGTCAAACAGAGATTCTACAAATCCTTTAAGATGGTGGGCTTTAGTCAAAGCCACCTCTAAATATTCTTCTTTTTCTTCTCCTGTTACAATACGCTCTTGAACTGCTTCTAAATATCCAACTAATGAAGTTAAAGGAGTTTTTACATCATGGGAAAGACTGGTCATAAGTCGTTTATAGGCTTGTTCAGATTGCTTTAACTTAATGAGCTGAACTTGATTATTAGTAACCATATCATTGATGGAATAACAA
This genomic stretch from Lysinibacillus pakistanensis harbors:
- a CDS encoding cysteine-rich KTR domain-containing protein, encoding MQWAYRPVCDNKTRLKVREETELKNFPLFCPKCKNETLVDVKGFKMTIIKEPDAKTQS
- a CDS encoding ABC transporter permease, producing the protein MTLYLWAERLKLKRSNIFKIAIFSTIIVAVIVFMQGQFIYYGERYIDEPEWYLTAIQSLGSFYVFPAIIALMGTYIICREIQDDTLKSLVLIPVSISKMLIAKLLMTAFYSLLLYGFVFLIALTVELSLHFSLLNLNTILNNFKMYLLTGIGFFLAVSPIITLVYKLKGSHWLALIFAEVFAFLGLFASMQSTLRAIYPITAVFNISGYYEATSSEIILSLISLILCGTVSILFIMRFNKNSSKV
- a CDS encoding ABC transporter permease codes for the protein MLSLIQTEFLKLKRKKFIWFMFIPALLMPLVAVLYFKAGSQVDLTPIKFYRWTAFSYTTWLILPFVLGMLITMLVYQEVENNLLTQLWIVPVGKLRFIISKFCVMWLYSICFMLICASGSIVIGSVSGLIEITNTSVLNLILKCLEIGALLPFGMIPILALATTQKGYILPVSTTIVYVFFGFILLMGNMYLHPLSSVIGILMRNIEGVVMKDPVQIWKALLSIALWSGTSIALAINVLRKGKVL
- a CDS encoding ABC transporter ATP-binding protein; its protein translation is MTKNLIETKNLTKIYGEQKVVDNVNLHVQKGRIYGLLGRNGAGKTTIMKMILGLTTTNSGKITVFGKSITGNEKLIYPRIGAIIETPGFYPNLTGTENLEIFAKLRGTAKPDAVKHALEIVGLPYKDKKVFSKYSLGMKQRLGIANAILHEPELLILDEPTNGLDPIGIAEVRKFIRNLCNERGITILISSHILSEIALLADDIGIIHNGVLLEENSLVHLQKMNDKYVQLEVSDTARAAVILEQKLGISEYSVQADNILRIYKAHIDMALVNKTLMLENISVISSQLCNDTLEDYFKKITGGEGIA
- a CDS encoding ABC transporter permease, translated to MFTIIQAEISKLKRKKIKIGIFVFTTLLAVFVVERAIHIPRTSEIMDSFGDLYTLAFKNMSVLFLPVVLGMFGTSLFFDEYSGNTLKELLIIPITKTQIYFSKITLVFGLSFLICMYTFIITIVGANIAGGFPDFNTQTILEAFILFLEGSILIPLSMLPIIVFAVAGKSYLLPIGITLMYILPVIVVPAPLMGLHPLASSLSIYSYSSSVANDMVVRMTQISKTMITIPSYTVSIISILAITGLSIVLSLYLLKKQTL
- a CDS encoding sensor histidine kinase, with amino-acid sequence MNWIHILLIILILCFVVIVYLILKLYKVSEKLSIIEDSLDDIKQGNLNRRILVRENDMTKTICYSINDMVTNNQVQLIKLKQSEQAYKRLMTSLSHDVKTPLTSLVGYLEAVQERIVTGEEKEEYLEVALTKAHHLKGFVESLFDWVKLDAKEQGFQLERQDINELTRDILTDWIPTFEENNFEYNIDISDTECFIQLDPNAFIRIINNLLQNVLIHSEGTQIDLQIGDKDHDVIVQISDNGKGIPTKDLPHIFDRLYQSDESRSVNGNGLGLAIAKELVHLHNGSISADNSLNGGMTFTIIFPKAL